One Thioclava electrotropha DNA segment encodes these proteins:
- a CDS encoding DUF6476 family protein, which translates to MSDLPDEEPATTLPPDLRFLKILVTTLAAVMIVGLVAIVALLVIRLQQPNPLPQLPAAITLPEGAATEAVTFARSYTVVVTGGGQVLVYDKSGQKVGDLTLGAEGGMTDGN; encoded by the coding sequence ATGTCCGACCTGCCTGACGAAGAGCCTGCCACCACGCTGCCACCCGATCTTCGCTTTCTCAAGATACTGGTGACCACGCTTGCGGCTGTGATGATCGTCGGGCTTGTAGCGATCGTGGCGCTGCTTGTCATCCGCTTGCAGCAACCCAATCCGCTGCCGCAACTGCCCGCCGCGATCACGCTGCCCGAAGGCGCTGCGACCGAGGCCGTGACCTTTGCGCGCAGCTATACGGTCGTGGTGACCGGTGGGGGGCAAGTGCTGGTCTATGACAAGTCCGGGCAGAAGGTCGGCGATCTGACGCTTGGGGCAGAGGGCGGAATGACCGATGGAAATTGA
- a CDS encoding formate/nitrite transporter family protein, whose amino-acid sequence MKSHSSQSNDQNQSDDESAKASNAVRERHEKRSVMQASRLSARLIYAVIRHDGDEELNRPLISLVWSGLAAGILISLSVIAQASLHARLPDEDWRILVESLGYSAGFMVVIFGRMQLFTENTITTVLPVVADRSLTCLLKMLRLWAIVLASNVLGCAIASGFLSIPHVIPDEMTDSLLAVARHATDGDMGQNFYRAMPAGIIIAAVVWIMPAAQGSSFLVILAMTWLLAASGSAHVIAGSVEAGLLVWAGQMSLAEAFSRFFLPVLAGNVAGGTAVFTLLTWGQVKNEVTGEQDEAETASDR is encoded by the coding sequence ATGAAATCACATAGTTCCCAAAGTAACGATCAGAACCAGTCCGACGACGAGAGCGCGAAAGCCTCGAATGCCGTGCGCGAAAGGCATGAAAAGCGCTCGGTGATGCAGGCGTCGCGCCTCTCGGCGCGGCTGATCTATGCCGTGATCCGCCATGACGGCGACGAGGAGCTGAACCGCCCGCTGATCTCGCTCGTGTGGTCGGGTCTCGCCGCTGGCATCCTCATCAGCCTCTCGGTCATCGCGCAGGCGAGCCTGCATGCCCGTCTGCCTGACGAGGATTGGCGGATACTGGTCGAGTCGCTTGGCTATTCGGCCGGGTTCATGGTGGTGATCTTCGGGCGGATGCAGCTGTTTACCGAGAACACGATCACGACCGTGCTGCCCGTGGTAGCGGACCGCTCGCTGACCTGCCTGCTGAAAATGCTGCGGCTCTGGGCGATCGTGCTCGCCTCCAACGTGCTGGGCTGCGCGATCGCCTCGGGCTTCCTGAGCATCCCGCATGTCATCCCCGACGAGATGACCGACAGCCTGCTTGCGGTGGCGCGTCACGCGACCGATGGCGATATGGGGCAGAATTTCTACCGCGCGATGCCTGCGGGGATCATCATTGCCGCCGTTGTGTGGATCATGCCCGCCGCGCAGGGCAGCTCTTTCCTCGTGATCCTCGCGATGACATGGCTGCTCGCCGCCTCGGGCTCGGCCCACGTCATCGCGGGCTCGGTCGAGGCGGGGCTGCTGGTCTGGGCAGGCCAGATGAGCCTTGCCGAGGCGTTCAGCCGGTTCTTCCTGCCGGTGCTGGCGGGCAATGTCGCGGGCGGCACGGCGGTCTTCACGCTGCTCACATGGGGTCAGGTGAAGAACGAGGTGACGGGCGAACAGGACGAGGCGGAGACCGCATCCGACCGATAA
- the cls gene encoding cardiolipin synthase, with amino-acid sequence MNVWWAELLTLLIHFGSQVLALLRVLTRPDKPPAVRASWTVLILSVPFLGVILYILIGETRLNQRIARKLQATVDALPAPDPVEPEDLEAVTPEYRAAFARAAAINGYAPSTGDAITFLPDPSDQLEPLIADIDAATQSVHLITYIWLSDLTGIAMAEALTRAAERGVQVRILVDGLGARAFIKSRHWKAMKKAGVKTAIAFSFRWPLFKLATMRIDLRNHRKLAVIDGHVAYAGSRNIADPEFRIKARFAPWTDVMLRIEGPLAAQHQHIFATDWVTHSHEEISDLVLPTPAAPTARPGTAVAFATGPMLDTRGVPDVFLAVIGAARETLTLSTPYFVPGEEIASALRAAKRRGVRVQVIVPRRNDSRFVAHAARSFYPVLAEAGVEIWEHGPGLLHAKTLLADGRVAILGSANLDRRSFELNYENCVLIEDHELGLALGERQRHWIAQARRIGPERIAEWPLHWKIINNLMSVLAPIL; translated from the coding sequence GTGAACGTCTGGTGGGCCGAGCTTCTGACGCTGCTGATTCACTTCGGCTCTCAGGTGCTCGCGCTTTTGCGGGTGCTCACCCGTCCCGACAAACCGCCTGCGGTGCGCGCAAGCTGGACCGTGCTGATCCTGTCGGTGCCGTTTCTCGGCGTCATCCTCTACATCCTGATCGGGGAGACGCGGCTCAACCAGCGCATCGCGCGCAAGCTGCAGGCGACGGTGGATGCCCTGCCCGCCCCCGACCCGGTCGAGCCCGAAGACCTCGAGGCCGTCACGCCGGAATATCGTGCCGCCTTCGCGCGGGCTGCCGCCATCAACGGCTATGCGCCCAGCACCGGCGATGCGATCACCTTCCTGCCCGACCCGTCCGACCAGCTCGAACCGCTGATCGCCGATATCGACGCCGCCACCCAGAGCGTGCACCTGATCACCTATATCTGGCTGAGCGATCTGACCGGCATCGCCATGGCCGAAGCGCTGACCCGCGCGGCGGAACGCGGGGTGCAGGTGCGCATCCTCGTCGACGGGCTTGGCGCGCGCGCCTTCATCAAGTCTCGTCACTGGAAGGCGATGAAGAAGGCCGGCGTGAAGACCGCGATCGCCTTTTCCTTCCGCTGGCCGCTTTTCAAGCTCGCGACGATGCGGATCGATCTGCGCAATCACCGCAAGCTCGCCGTGATCGACGGGCATGTCGCCTATGCCGGCTCGCGCAACATTGCCGACCCGGAATTCCGCATCAAGGCGCGCTTCGCCCCCTGGACCGATGTGATGCTGCGGATCGAGGGGCCGCTCGCCGCCCAGCATCAGCATATCTTCGCGACCGACTGGGTGACGCACAGCCACGAGGAAATCTCGGACCTCGTGCTCCCGACCCCCGCCGCACCGACCGCCCGGCCCGGAACGGCGGTCGCCTTCGCGACGGGGCCGATGCTGGACACGCGCGGGGTTCCGGATGTCTTCCTTGCCGTGATCGGGGCCGCGCGCGAGACGCTGACGCTCTCGACCCCCTATTTCGTGCCGGGCGAGGAAATCGCCTCCGCCCTGCGCGCCGCCAAACGCCGGGGCGTACGGGTGCAGGTGATCGTGCCAAGGCGCAACGACTCGCGCTTTGTCGCCCATGCCGCGCGCAGCTTCTATCCGGTGCTGGCCGAGGCGGGCGTCGAGATCTGGGAGCACGGGCCGGGCCTGCTCCACGCCAAGACGCTGCTAGCCGATGGCCGCGTGGCGATCCTCGGCTCGGCCAATCTCGACCGCCGCAGCTTCGAGCTGAATTACGAGAATTGCGTGCTGATCGAGGATCACGAACTGGGGCTCGCACTTGGCGAACGCCAGCGTCACTGGATCGCGCAGGCCCGCCGGATCGGCCCGGAGCGCATCGCGGAATGGCCCCTGCACTGGAAAATCATCAACAATCTGATGTCGGTCCTCGCCCCGATCTTGTGA
- a CDS encoding ABC transporter ATP-binding protein, which translates to MIVFENVSKSFWTGKQRKVILERASFRVELGHSLGILAPNGTGKTTIINMMAGLEKPDEGDIRRTSRVSFPLGFMGGVVSKHSARENARFIARLYGLDPDYVEAFSRWLTGIAEYFDQPVGTYSSGMRARFTFSLLLALEFDIYLIDEGMPSTTDVEFNRKAGSILRDRLRDSTVVVVSHQPATIEKFCNRAAVLRDGQLYQFDTLEEAKRLYDYQS; encoded by the coding sequence ATGATCGTATTCGAGAACGTCTCCAAATCCTTCTGGACCGGTAAGCAGCGCAAGGTGATCCTCGAACGCGCCAGCTTTCGTGTGGAATTAGGCCATAGCCTCGGCATTCTCGCGCCCAACGGCACCGGCAAGACCACGATCATCAACATGATGGCGGGGCTCGAAAAGCCTGACGAGGGCGACATTCGCCGCACCAGTCGGGTCTCGTTTCCGCTGGGCTTCATGGGCGGCGTCGTCTCGAAACACTCGGCGCGCGAAAACGCCCGCTTCATCGCGCGGCTCTACGGGCTCGACCCGGACTATGTCGAAGCCTTCTCGCGCTGGCTGACCGGCATCGCGGAATATTTCGACCAGCCCGTGGGCACTTACAGTTCCGGGATGCGCGCGCGGTTCACGTTTTCCCTGCTTCTGGCGCTGGAATTCGACATTTACCTGATCGACGAGGGGATGCCCTCGACCACCGATGTGGAGTTCAACCGCAAGGCAGGCTCGATCCTGCGCGACCGGCTGCGCGATTCCACCGTGGTCGTAGTCTCGCACCAGCCCGCCACGATCGAGAAATTCTGCAATCGCGCGGCGGTGCTGCGCGACGGGCAACTTTATCAGTTCGACACTCTGGAAGAAGCGAAGCGGTTGTATGACTACCAGTCCTAA
- a CDS encoding Gfo/Idh/MocA family protein has protein sequence MTVLNWGILGAAKFAREHMGRAIHAAEGARLAALATSSPEKSNPFKAFAPDLKVHDSYDALLADPEIDVVYIPLPNTLHVEWTKKALAAGKHVLTEKPISMKAEEIDGLIAARDAAGKFATEAYMIVHHPQWQQVRDWLDAGAIGELRHADVAFTFNNPDPTNIRNKPEMGGGSIPDIGVYAYSCVRFAARAEPGDLRAIIHRENDVDTFAQVTGEMISDKGRFTYGAMTSTRLHPRQEAVFQGSEGLIRLTCPFNANVFDQAEVTLIRKGKPDEVVRYPGVNQYVIQVEAFVRHITEGAPYMWTLEDARGTQAMIDKVFASAS, from the coding sequence ATGACCGTTTTGAACTGGGGCATTCTGGGAGCTGCGAAATTCGCGCGCGAGCATATGGGCCGGGCGATCCACGCGGCTGAAGGCGCGCGGCTGGCGGCGCTTGCGACGTCGAGCCCCGAAAAATCCAATCCGTTCAAGGCCTTCGCGCCCGATCTTAAAGTCCATGACAGCTATGACGCGCTGCTCGCCGACCCCGAGATCGACGTGGTCTATATCCCACTGCCCAACACCCTCCATGTCGAATGGACGAAGAAGGCCCTGGCGGCAGGCAAGCATGTGCTGACGGAAAAGCCGATCTCGATGAAGGCCGAGGAGATCGACGGGCTGATCGCAGCGCGCGACGCGGCCGGCAAGTTCGCGACCGAAGCCTATATGATCGTGCATCACCCGCAATGGCAGCAGGTGCGCGACTGGCTCGATGCGGGCGCGATCGGCGAGCTGCGTCACGCCGATGTGGCCTTCACCTTCAACAACCCCGACCCCACCAATATCCGCAACAAGCCGGAGATGGGCGGCGGCTCGATCCCCGATATCGGCGTCTATGCCTATTCCTGCGTGCGCTTCGCTGCGCGCGCCGAGCCGGGCGATCTGCGCGCAATCATCCACCGCGAGAACGATGTCGACACCTTCGCACAGGTCACCGGCGAAATGATCTCCGACAAGGGCCGCTTCACCTATGGCGCGATGACCTCGACCCGGCTGCACCCGCGTCAGGAGGCGGTGTTTCAGGGCTCCGAGGGTCTGATCCGCCTCACCTGCCCGTTCAACGCGAATGTCTTCGATCAGGCGGAAGTCACCCTGATCCGGAAGGGCAAACCGGACGAGGTTGTCCGCTACCCGGGCGTGAATCAATATGTGATCCAGGTGGAGGCCTTCGTGCGCCATATCACCGAGGGCGCCCCCTATATGTGGACGCTCGAGGACGCGCGCGGCACGCAGGCGATGATCGACAAGGTGTTCGCCAGCGCGTCGTGA
- the rpoH gene encoding RNA polymerase sigma factor RpoH, with product MTSYTNLPAPSPEQGLNRYLQEIRKFPLLEPEQEYMLAKRWADHQDTEAAHQMVTSHLRLAAKIAMGYRGYGLPQAEVISEANVGLMQAVKRFDPEKGFRLATYAMWWIRAAIQEYILRSWSLVKLGTTSAQKKLFFNLRKAKSKIGAYEDGDMRPENVKQIATDLNVTEEEVISMNRRMSGSDASLNAQIGAGDEGGAAQWQDWLEDEDADQAEAYAETEEMEARREMLMDAMDVLNDREKDILMQRRLRDDPVTLEELSGVYDVSRERIRQIEVRAFEKLQKRMTELAREKGMNVPD from the coding sequence ATGACGAGCTATACAAACCTTCCGGCCCCGAGTCCTGAGCAGGGGCTGAACCGCTATCTTCAGGAAATCCGGAAGTTCCCGCTTCTGGAGCCGGAACAAGAATACATGCTGGCCAAGCGTTGGGCCGATCATCAGGATACCGAGGCCGCGCACCAGATGGTGACCTCGCACCTGCGTCTCGCCGCGAAGATCGCGATGGGCTATCGCGGCTATGGCCTGCCGCAGGCCGAGGTGATCTCGGAGGCCAATGTCGGTCTGATGCAGGCCGTTAAGCGCTTCGATCCCGAGAAGGGTTTCCGCCTCGCGACCTACGCGATGTGGTGGATCCGCGCCGCGATTCAGGAATACATCCTGCGCTCGTGGAGCCTCGTGAAACTGGGCACCACCTCGGCGCAGAAGAAGCTGTTCTTCAACCTGCGCAAGGCGAAGTCCAAGATCGGCGCCTATGAAGACGGCGATATGCGCCCCGAGAACGTCAAGCAGATCGCGACCGATCTGAACGTGACCGAGGAAGAAGTGATCTCGATGAACCGGCGCATGTCGGGCTCGGACGCTTCGCTGAACGCGCAGATCGGCGCCGGTGACGAAGGCGGGGCCGCGCAGTGGCAGGATTGGCTCGAAGACGAGGATGCCGATCAGGCCGAGGCCTATGCCGAGACCGAAGAGATGGAAGCCCGCCGCGAGATGCTGATGGACGCGATGGATGTCCTCAACGATCGCGAGAAGGACATCCTGATGCAGCGCCGCCTGCGCGACGACCCGGTCACGCTGGAGGAGCTTTCGGGCGTCTATGACGTCTCGCGCGAGCGTATCCGCCAGATCGAGGTCCGCGCCTTTGAGAAGCTGCAAAAGCGCATGACCGAATTGGCACGCGAAAAAGGTATGAACGTGCCCGACTGA
- the ybeY gene encoding rRNA maturation RNase YbeY: protein MEIDLEIEDARWETVGLEELISRAATLVLEDRGIEAELCRLSVLACDDARIAELNGEYRDKAKPTNVLSWPAEERGAEDPGAHPEPPAPDVFGEIELGDLAIAYETCAREAEEQGKSVEDHTLHLLIHAVLHLLGYDHIRDEDAQVMEQIEIRLLESVGIRNPYV from the coding sequence ATGGAAATTGATCTCGAGATCGAAGACGCCCGCTGGGAGACGGTCGGGCTGGAAGAGCTGATAAGCCGCGCCGCAACGCTGGTGCTGGAGGATCGCGGGATCGAGGCGGAGCTCTGCCGCCTCTCGGTTCTCGCCTGCGACGATGCCCGCATCGCCGAGCTGAACGGCGAATATCGCGACAAGGCGAAGCCCACCAATGTGCTCAGCTGGCCCGCCGAGGAGCGCGGCGCGGAAGATCCCGGTGCGCATCCCGAACCGCCCGCGCCCGATGTCTTCGGCGAAATCGAGCTTGGCGACCTCGCGATTGCCTATGAAACCTGCGCCCGAGAGGCTGAAGAACAAGGCAAATCCGTCGAAGATCACACGCTGCATTTGCTCATCCACGCGGTGCTGCATCTGTTGGGCTATGACCATATTCGCGACGAAGATGCGCAAGTTATGGAACAAATCGAAATCCGCCTTCTTGAAAGCGTAGGAATTCGTAACCCATATGTGTAA
- a CDS encoding RluA family pseudouridine synthase codes for MNKEILSIEIGPGMGPRLDKALAAAVPEEAALSRSRLAKLIAEGSVSREGVAVTDQKTKVAEGEVYQIALEPPKEVETVAQDIPLEVLWEDDDLIVVNKPAGMVTHPAPGTPEGTLVNALLHHFGGNLSGIGGEARPGIVHRIDKDTSGLLVVAKSDRAHHGLAAQFEAHTVHRHYRALCHGVPQASDPRLRGLNGVSFEQGGVLKIVTQLARHKTDRQKQAVVANGGRHAVTRARTIEDFNGTAALIDCWLETGRTHQIRVHMAYAGHGLIGDQTYGGKRKISEKAVGAAAAEAVRAFPRQALHAATLGFIHPVTEEELSFEAPLPEDMTALIDALRAASAPPTGGTGP; via the coding sequence ATGAATAAGGAAATCCTCAGCATCGAGATCGGACCCGGCATGGGTCCCCGCCTTGATAAGGCCTTGGCGGCGGCTGTGCCAGAGGAAGCGGCGCTCTCGCGCTCGCGTCTGGCGAAACTGATCGCGGAGGGCTCGGTCAGCCGCGAGGGTGTGGCCGTGACCGATCAGAAAACCAAGGTCGCCGAGGGCGAGGTCTATCAGATCGCGCTGGAGCCTCCGAAAGAGGTCGAGACGGTCGCGCAGGACATCCCGCTCGAAGTTCTGTGGGAAGATGACGACCTGATCGTGGTGAACAAGCCTGCGGGCATGGTCACCCACCCCGCGCCGGGCACGCCCGAAGGCACGCTCGTGAACGCGCTGCTGCACCATTTCGGCGGCAATCTTTCAGGGATCGGCGGCGAAGCGCGCCCCGGCATCGTCCACCGCATCGACAAGGACACGTCCGGGCTGCTGGTCGTCGCGAAATCGGACCGGGCGCATCACGGGCTGGCTGCGCAATTCGAGGCGCATACCGTGCATCGCCATTACCGCGCGCTCTGCCACGGCGTGCCGCAGGCCTCTGATCCGCGTCTGCGCGGGCTTAACGGCGTCAGCTTCGAGCAAGGCGGTGTGCTGAAGATCGTAACGCAACTTGCGCGCCACAAGACCGACCGGCAGAAACAGGCGGTGGTCGCCAATGGCGGCCGTCACGCCGTCACCCGCGCCCGCACGATCGAGGATTTCAACGGCACGGCCGCGCTGATCGATTGCTGGCTGGAGACCGGGCGCACGCACCAGATCCGCGTCCACATGGCCTATGCGGGCCACGGGCTGATCGGCGACCAGACCTATGGCGGCAAACGCAAGATCTCGGAAAAAGCGGTCGGAGCTGCGGCGGCAGAGGCCGTGCGTGCCTTCCCGCGTCAGGCGCTTCATGCGGCGACTTTGGGCTTCATCCATCCGGTCACCGAGGAGGAGCTGTCCTTCGAGGCGCCCCTGCCCGAGGACATGACCGCGCTGATCGACGCATTGCGCGCGGCCTCCGCGCCCCCAACCGGCGGCACGGGCCCGTGA
- a CDS encoding hemolysin family protein, whose protein sequence is MGQVADGVTSANTGSSENAEPGQSSEPASRGLLSRFFGQRPMEEEAPQVEMPPKPAPAPLGLGNLRKMRVGDVAIPKVEIEAVPVSITRDELVEKFRQHGYSRLPVFKETLDTPLGLVHLKDLALEYGFGSGNGRFSLRKLIRPLLYVPPSMPIGVLLQKMQVQRTHMALVIDEYGGVDGLLTLEDLIEQVIGEIEDEHDEADDAYWREEKPGQWVVQARAPVNEFEAQIGMRLSDEEADDEIDSMGGLVFMQLGRVPARGEVVVTENGVEYEVVDADPRRIKRLRVRLPGVAPAE, encoded by the coding sequence ATGGGACAGGTCGCCGACGGAGTTACCTCCGCCAATACCGGTAGTTCGGAAAACGCAGAACCCGGTCAGTCTTCGGAGCCCGCTTCGCGCGGGTTGCTCAGCCGCTTCTTCGGGCAACGCCCCATGGAAGAAGAGGCCCCACAGGTAGAAATGCCGCCCAAACCCGCGCCAGCGCCGCTGGGGCTCGGGAACCTGCGCAAGATGCGGGTGGGCGATGTTGCCATTCCCAAAGTCGAGATCGAGGCCGTTCCGGTCTCCATCACCCGCGACGAGTTGGTGGAGAAGTTCCGCCAGCACGGCTATTCGCGCCTGCCGGTCTTCAAGGAAACGCTGGATACGCCGCTGGGCCTTGTCCACCTGAAGGACTTGGCGCTGGAATATGGGTTCGGTTCGGGCAATGGCCGGTTCTCGCTGCGCAAGCTGATCCGTCCGCTCCTCTACGTGCCGCCGTCGATGCCGATCGGCGTGCTTCTGCAGAAGATGCAGGTGCAGCGCACCCATATGGCGCTGGTGATCGACGAATATGGTGGGGTCGACGGTCTGCTCACGCTCGAGGATCTGATCGAACAGGTGATCGGCGAGATCGAGGACGAGCATGACGAGGCCGACGACGCTTATTGGCGCGAGGAAAAGCCCGGCCAATGGGTCGTGCAGGCCCGCGCGCCGGTCAACGAGTTCGAAGCGCAGATCGGGATGCGGCTGTCTGACGAGGAAGCCGATGACGAGATCGATTCGATGGGCGGTCTGGTCTTCATGCAGCTTGGCCGTGTGCCCGCCCGTGGCGAGGTCGTGGTGACCGAGAACGGCGTCGAATACGAGGTGGTCGATGCCGATCCGCGCCGGATCAAACGTCTGCGCGTGCGTCTGCCGGGAGTGGCGCCCGCCGAGTGA
- a CDS encoding uracil-DNA glycosylase family protein: MTRPVQEEIRACRICAARFRATATGHSPRPVAWFGAGARVLIVGQAPGLRVHETGVPFNDRSGDRLRDWMGVDRETFYDTARIAIAPMAFCFPGYDAKGSDLPPPLICAETWRERVMAEIGPVDLTLLVGGAAQRWHLGTRNVTQTVMGWRDHAPRLFPLPHPSWRNTGWLKKNPWFEADLLPVLRARVKELT, from the coding sequence ATGACCCGACCGGTGCAAGAGGAGATCCGCGCCTGCCGCATCTGCGCGGCGCGGTTCCGTGCGACGGCCACGGGGCATTCTCCACGTCCTGTCGCGTGGTTCGGCGCGGGGGCGCGGGTGCTGATCGTGGGACAGGCGCCGGGGCTGCGGGTGCATGAGACGGGCGTGCCGTTCAACGACCGCTCGGGGGACCGTCTGCGCGACTGGATGGGCGTGGACCGCGAGACCTTCTACGACACGGCCCGCATCGCGATCGCGCCGATGGCATTCTGCTTTCCGGGCTATGACGCGAAGGGCTCGGACCTGCCGCCGCCTTTGATCTGCGCCGAGACGTGGCGCGAGCGTGTCATGGCCGAGATCGGCCCGGTCGATCTGACGCTTCTGGTGGGCGGTGCCGCGCAGCGCTGGCATCTGGGCACGCGCAACGTGACCCAGACCGTGATGGGGTGGCGAGACCACGCGCCGCGCCTCTTCCCCTTGCCTCATCCGTCCTGGCGCAATACGGGATGGCTGAAGAAAAACCCGTGGTTCGAGGCCGACCTGCTGCCGGTCCTGCGCGCGCGGGTGAAGGAGCTGACATGA
- a CDS encoding SseB family protein, with translation MTPYDRAHAAMEAEPDNEAKRLAVFDRLADAELFLLLEEEPEDENIKPQVFSTEEGDFVLVFDTEDRLGEFADGPQPYAALPGRVIAQHLVGENIGLGVNLAVADSAMLLPPEALDWLTETLAHTPSEAQGRPVEFTAPGLSPAVIALLLPAFEAKLHQLAGIAQAAVLGGVTYEDGHRGHVLAVIGAHEHFRAGIAKAMGEALTFSGLDAGELDVTFLEPEEKAAQLLLDKGLVLHVPEPEEDEVQEIVPGSAPGMDPSKPPKLR, from the coding sequence ATGACCCCCTATGACCGCGCCCATGCCGCGATGGAAGCCGAACCCGACAATGAGGCCAAGCGCCTCGCCGTGTTCGACCGTCTCGCCGATGCCGAGCTTTTCCTGCTTCTCGAGGAAGAACCCGAGGACGAAAACATCAAGCCGCAGGTGTTCTCCACCGAAGAGGGCGACTTCGTCCTCGTCTTCGACACCGAGGATCGTCTGGGAGAGTTCGCCGATGGCCCGCAGCCCTATGCCGCGCTGCCGGGCCGGGTGATCGCGCAGCATCTGGTGGGCGAGAATATCGGGCTGGGCGTCAATCTTGCGGTGGCGGACTCGGCGATGCTTCTGCCGCCCGAGGCGCTCGACTGGCTGACCGAGACGCTCGCGCATACGCCGTCCGAGGCGCAGGGCCGTCCGGTGGAGTTCACCGCTCCGGGCCTGTCGCCCGCGGTGATCGCGCTGCTGCTGCCCGCCTTCGAGGCAAAGCTGCATCAGCTTGCCGGCATCGCGCAGGCCGCCGTGCTGGGGGGCGTGACCTATGAGGATGGCCACCGGGGCCATGTGCTGGCGGTGATCGGCGCGCATGAGCATTTCCGCGCCGGGATCGCCAAGGCGATGGGCGAGGCGCTGACTTTCTCGGGGCTGGATGCGGGCGAGCTGGACGTGACCTTCCTCGAGCCCGAGGAAAAGGCCGCGCAGCTTTTGCTGGACAAGGGGCTCGTGCTGCATGTGCCCGAGCCGGAAGAGGACGAGGTGCAGGAGATCGTCCCCGGTTCCGCCCCCGGCATGGACCCGAGCAAGCCGCCGAAGCTGCGCTAA